A genome region from bacterium includes the following:
- a CDS encoding AAC(3) family N-acetyltransferase — MVHSSLSAFGYVEGGAETVIAALLDAIAPNGTLVLPTLCQRDKERRQQTWDIAQSPSDVGKITEVFRTWPSAMRSDHFTHSVAALGPLAAEITSGHATAYGRPSPWGERAFGHGSPWEKLYGHNALYCFLGVSFRVHTLRHFIQSLVLEETLARLPEAARAELAALAAGWSKPGLFPWWNGEQEEEALAARGLIRYVQIGAAMCRSIPARTDVDTLLQLIREQPDQWLNPEFLPWYVQASGNKA; from the coding sequence ATGGTCCACAGCTCCCTGTCGGCCTTCGGCTACGTCGAGGGCGGCGCGGAGACCGTCATCGCCGCGCTGCTCGACGCCATCGCGCCGAACGGGACACTGGTGCTGCCGACGCTGTGCCAACGCGACAAGGAGCGGCGGCAGCAGACGTGGGATATTGCGCAGTCGCCGTCGGATGTCGGGAAGATCACCGAGGTGTTCCGCACCTGGCCCAGCGCCATGCGATCGGACCACTTCACCCACTCCGTCGCCGCCCTCGGGCCGCTGGCCGCGGAGATCACCTCCGGCCATGCGACCGCGTACGGGCGGCCCAGCCCCTGGGGGGAGCGCGCCTTCGGCCACGGCAGCCCGTGGGAGAAGCTGTATGGGCACAACGCGCTGTACTGCTTCCTGGGCGTGAGCTTCCGCGTGCACACACTAAGGCACTTCATCCAGAGCCTCGTGCTGGAGGAGACGCTGGCGCGCCTGCCGGAGGCGGCCCGGGCGGAGCTTGCGGCCCTGGCCGCGGGATGGAGCAAGCCGGGGCTCTTCCCGTGGTGGAACGGTGAGCAAGAGGAGGAGGCGCTGGCGGCGCGCGGGCTCATCCGCTATGTGCAGATCGGCGCCGCGATGTGCCGCTCGATCCCGGCGCGAACCGATGTGGATACACTCCTGCAGCTCATCCGGGAGCAGCCCGACCAGTGGCTCAACCCCGAGTTCCTGCCGTGGTACGTGCAGGCGTCGGGAAACAAGGCCTGA
- a CDS encoding nitroreductase family protein yields the protein MGAEAIGAFLDLARRRRSVRRYRSDSVPEDMLEQVLEAGRWAPSAVNSQPWEFIVVRDAEVKQALYDLAQVAGLHWKQLLSAPVVIVITARKLTPYSRDDCVFAAQNMMLCATDLGLGTCYIGGFAEQKIRRLLSIPEGHILPGMMTVGYAEAEPPAPPRRELATMTHQDTYQSRGLDLSHVSRIGRMVVKLFRLQRK from the coding sequence GTGGGGGCTGAAGCGATAGGCGCCTTCCTCGACCTCGCCCGTCGCCGGCGCAGTGTGCGGCGCTATCGGTCTGACTCTGTGCCCGAGGACATGCTGGAGCAGGTCCTCGAGGCCGGTCGCTGGGCGCCCAGCGCCGTCAACAGCCAGCCCTGGGAGTTCATCGTCGTCCGCGACGCGGAGGTCAAGCAGGCCCTGTACGACCTGGCGCAGGTGGCGGGTCTGCACTGGAAGCAGCTCCTGAGCGCGCCCGTCGTGATCGTCATCACGGCGCGGAAGCTTACGCCGTACTCGCGCGATGACTGCGTCTTCGCGGCCCAGAACATGATGCTGTGCGCCACCGACCTGGGCCTGGGCACATGCTACATCGGCGGGTTCGCCGAGCAGAAGATCCGCAGGCTGCTTTCGATCCCGGAGGGCCACATCCTGCCGGGGATGATGACTGTGGGCTATGCCGAGGCCGAGCCCCCGGCCCCGCCGCGGCGCGAGTTGGCAACGATGACCCACCAGGACACGTACCAGAGCCGCGGGCTGGACCTGTCGCACGTCAGCCGCATCGGCCGCATGGTCGTGAAGCTGTTCCGGCTGCAGCGGAAGTGA